A part of Lactobacillus sp. ESL0700 genomic DNA contains:
- a CDS encoding peptide chain release factor 3 gives MSKELLDKVKRRRTFAIISHPDAGKTTITEQMLLFGGVIRSAGTVKARKTGHYATSDWMEIEKQRGISVTSSVMQFEYQGKRINILDTPGHQDFSEDTYRTLMAVDSAVMVIDSAKGIEPQTKKLFKVVKQRGIPIFTFMNKLDRDGRPPLDLIAELEDLLGIEGVAMNWPIGSGQTLQGLYDIANNQVELYRKDGEDRFLPLDKDGKLPASEPFSQNPQFQDTLDEIDLIKEAGNTFDLDKIIKGDQTPVFFGSALTNFGVETFLKSFVQLAPAPESHVVNGDEEISPDDSEFSGFVFKIQANMNPHHRDRIAFVRVGSGEFKKGLDVTLARTDKPIRLNNATEFMSSERVQVTDAVAGDIVGLYDTGNFQIGDSIYAGKRKVVYPALPEFTPELFVRVTAKNVMKQKSFHKGMTQLVQEGAIQLYRNYQTDEYILGAVGQLQFEVFKFRMKNEYNSDVEMTSIGHRVARWIDPDQLDPAMSNSRNLLVKDRYDQPLFLFENQFAERFFKDKYPDVKLTEKL, from the coding sequence ATGAGTAAAGAACTTTTAGATAAAGTAAAAAGAAGAAGAACATTTGCAATTATCTCGCACCCCGATGCCGGGAAGACGACGATTACGGAGCAAATGCTTCTTTTTGGTGGGGTAATTCGTAGTGCCGGAACGGTTAAGGCACGTAAGACCGGGCATTATGCCACCAGTGACTGGATGGAAATTGAAAAGCAACGTGGGATTTCGGTTACTAGTTCCGTGATGCAATTTGAATATCAGGGCAAGCGCATCAACATCCTTGATACTCCAGGACACCAAGACTTCTCAGAAGATACGTACCGGACTTTAATGGCCGTGGACTCGGCTGTCATGGTAATTGACTCGGCTAAGGGTATTGAGCCGCAGACCAAGAAGCTGTTTAAGGTTGTTAAGCAGCGTGGTATTCCAATTTTTACCTTTATGAACAAGTTGGACCGTGATGGCCGCCCGCCGCTAGACTTAATTGCGGAGCTAGAGGACTTACTTGGAATTGAAGGCGTTGCGATGAACTGGCCGATTGGGTCTGGACAAACGCTGCAGGGACTGTATGATATTGCTAATAATCAGGTGGAATTGTACCGCAAGGATGGCGAGGACCGTTTTTTACCTTTAGATAAAGATGGTAAATTGCCGGCAAGTGAACCATTTAGTCAGAATCCACAATTTCAAGATACTTTGGATGAAATTGATTTGATTAAGGAAGCGGGCAATACCTTTGACCTTGATAAAATTATCAAGGGCGACCAGACACCAGTATTCTTTGGCTCGGCTTTAACTAATTTTGGTGTGGAAACTTTCTTAAAGAGCTTTGTGCAATTAGCGCCAGCTCCAGAGAGTCACGTAGTTAACGGGGATGAAGAAATAAGTCCCGATGATTCTGAGTTTTCCGGTTTTGTCTTTAAAATTCAGGCTAATATGAACCCACATCACCGTGATCGAATTGCCTTCGTCAGAGTTGGCAGTGGTGAGTTCAAAAAGGGACTTGATGTTACTTTAGCTCGGACTGATAAGCCAATCCGCTTAAATAATGCAACCGAATTTATGTCTAGCGAACGTGTGCAAGTTACGGATGCCGTTGCTGGTGATATTGTCGGCTTGTATGACACTGGTAATTTCCAAATTGGCGATAGTATCTACGCTGGTAAACGTAAGGTTGTGTATCCAGCGCTACCAGAATTTACGCCGGAATTGTTTGTGCGGGTTACTGCTAAAAATGTGATGAAGCAAAAGTCGTTCCACAAGGGGATGACACAGTTGGTTCAAGAAGGGGCCATCCAGCTTTACCGTAATTACCAGACTGATGAGTATATTTTGGGTGCCGTTGGTCAACTGCAATTTGAGGTCTTCAAGTTCAGAATGAAGAACGAATATAACTCAGATGTAGAAATGACGAGTATTGGTCACCGGGTTGCTCGCTGGATTGATCCCGATCAACTTGATCCGGCAATGTCGAACAGCCGTAACTTGCTTGTTAAGGACCGTTACGATCAACCGCTCTTCTTGTTTGAAAATCAATTTGCGGAACGCTTCTTTAAAGACAAGTATCCTGATGTTAAATTAACTGAAAAACTATAA
- a CDS encoding DUF1827 family protein, with the protein MHLIDVTNSYRDLVHSQLNSTDVNYVKVYSLGNTSVVYTESDKAIGIAIENHDRRVRKDEVEFIIKRLIKERDPSYLVTFDKNQRVVEIHVDK; encoded by the coding sequence ATGCATTTAATAGATGTAACCAATAGTTATCGGGATTTAGTACACAGTCAGCTTAACTCAACTGATGTTAACTATGTCAAAGTTTACTCTTTGGGTAATACTTCTGTTGTTTATACCGAAAGCGACAAGGCAATCGGAATTGCTATCGAAAATCACGATCGCCGCGTGCGCAAGGATGAAGTTGAGTTCATTATCAAACGCTTGATTAAAGAACGTGACCCTTCATACTTGGTAACCTTTGATAAAAATCAACGCGTGGTCGAAATTCACGTTGATAAGTAA
- a CDS encoding phosphocarrier protein HPr, which translates to MEKRDFHVVAETGIHARPATLLVQAASKFGSDINLEYNGKSVNLKSIMGVMSLGVGKGADVTISAEGDDEKDAIAAITDTMKKEGLAE; encoded by the coding sequence ATGGAAAAACGCGATTTTCATGTTGTTGCAGAAACAGGTATTCATGCTCGTCCAGCTACGCTTTTAGTACAAGCTGCTTCTAAATTTGGTTCAGATATCAATTTGGAATACAACGGCAAGTCAGTTAACTTGAAGTCAATCATGGGTGTAATGTCACTCGGCGTTGGCAAGGGCGCAGATGTTACAATCAGCGCTGAAGGTGACGACGAAAAAGACGCCATTGCTGCTATTACAGACACAATGAAAAAAGAGGGTTTAGCTGAATAA
- a CDS encoding ATP-dependent Clp protease ATP-binding subunit has translation MLCQNCQKRPASIHLYAKVNGQSREINLCGQCYQELKQQGNINMNNDNNGFFGDFDDLFNSMNGNSAAFNNANQGQPQRANGGNNGGRSLLDQYGTDLTALAKKGKIDPVIGRDKEIARVIEILNRRTKNNPVLIGEAGVGKTAVVEGLAQQIVDGSVPAKLQDKRIISLNVVSLVQGTGIRGQFEQRMQQLIKELQQHDDIILFIDEIHEIVGAGNAEGGMDAGNIIKPALARGDLQLVGATTLKEYREIEKDSALARRFQPVDVKEPSVAETIRILQGIQKRYEDYHHVHYTDDAIKSAAELSERYIQDRFLPDKAIDLLDEAGSRMNLTIPYVDKDKIKERIAAAQQLKQESLKNEDYEKAAYYRDQIEKYNKVKDQKIDPDKSPIITSKIMNKIVEEKTGIPVGDLQKQEENQLQNLAPTLKAHVIGQDQAVDKVARAIRRNRIGFNKSGRPIGSFLFVGPTGVGKTELAKQLAKQMFGSENAMIRFDMSEFMESYSVSKLIGSAPGYVGYEEAGQLTEQVRRHPYSLILLDEIEKADPSVMNLFLQILDDGRLTDSQGRTVSFKDTIIIMTSNAGQGIKNTSVGFAAENTDEEKDSARSSMSQFFKPEFLNRLDDVIEFNELSKDDLVKIVNLMLDETNNMVKNQGLQITVTDEAKKKLVEDGYNPAMGARPLRRTIQEEIEDRVADFKLDHPDAKNLTASVADGHIVINEQVDPAPATTSDTEL, from the coding sequence TTGCTTTGTCAAAACTGTCAAAAGCGGCCTGCTTCCATTCACCTTTATGCGAAGGTTAATGGTCAAAGCCGCGAAATTAATTTATGTGGACAATGTTATCAAGAACTTAAACAACAAGGAAATATTAATATGAATAATGACAACAACGGTTTCTTCGGAGACTTTGATGACTTATTTAATAGCATGAACGGTAATAGCGCTGCATTTAACAACGCTAATCAAGGCCAACCGCAAAGAGCTAACGGCGGCAATAATGGTGGTCGTTCATTACTTGACCAATATGGCACTGACTTAACGGCATTAGCTAAAAAGGGCAAAATTGACCCAGTGATTGGTCGGGATAAAGAAATTGCTCGGGTAATCGAGATTTTAAATAGAAGAACTAAAAATAATCCGGTCCTAATTGGGGAAGCCGGCGTTGGTAAAACAGCAGTTGTGGAAGGTCTAGCCCAACAAATCGTCGACGGCTCGGTGCCTGCTAAATTACAAGACAAGCGAATTATTTCACTAAACGTCGTTTCACTTGTTCAAGGAACCGGTATTCGTGGTCAATTTGAGCAGCGGATGCAGCAACTGATTAAAGAATTGCAACAACATGACGATATTATTTTGTTCATCGATGAAATTCACGAAATTGTTGGTGCTGGGAACGCAGAAGGCGGAATGGACGCTGGTAATATTATTAAGCCTGCCCTTGCCCGCGGCGATCTGCAATTAGTCGGCGCAACCACGTTAAAAGAATACCGCGAAATCGAAAAGGATTCAGCTTTAGCCCGCCGTTTCCAACCTGTTGACGTCAAGGAACCGTCAGTTGCGGAAACCATTCGCATTTTGCAAGGTATCCAAAAGCGCTACGAGGATTACCACCACGTTCACTACACCGACGATGCAATTAAATCGGCAGCTGAACTTTCAGAACGCTATATTCAAGATCGCTTCTTGCCTGACAAGGCCATCGACCTGCTCGACGAGGCTGGTTCAAGAATGAACCTGACTATTCCCTACGTTGATAAGGACAAGATTAAGGAAAGAATTGCTGCTGCTCAACAATTGAAGCAAGAATCACTGAAAAATGAGGACTATGAAAAGGCCGCATATTACCGCGACCAAATCGAAAAGTATAATAAGGTAAAAGATCAAAAGATTGATCCTGACAAGTCCCCGATTATTACCAGCAAGATCATGAACAAGATTGTTGAAGAAAAGACTGGTATTCCTGTTGGCGACTTGCAAAAGCAAGAGGAAAACCAGTTGCAAAACTTGGCACCAACTTTAAAGGCCCATGTTATTGGACAAGACCAAGCTGTTGATAAGGTTGCTCGCGCAATCCGCCGCAACCGGATTGGCTTTAACAAGTCTGGTCGCCCAATTGGTTCCTTCCTCTTTGTTGGTCCAACTGGGGTCGGTAAGACGGAGCTAGCTAAGCAATTAGCTAAGCAAATGTTCGGTTCAGAAAATGCCATGATTCGCTTTGATATGTCGGAATTTATGGAATCCTATTCTGTTTCCAAATTAATCGGCTCTGCTCCTGGTTATGTCGGTTACGAAGAAGCTGGTCAATTAACCGAACAAGTGCGTCGTCACCCTTACAGCCTGATTTTACTTGATGAAATCGAAAAGGCTGATCCATCGGTAATGAACTTGTTCCTGCAAATCTTGGATGACGGTCGACTGACCGACTCACAAGGACGGACTGTTTCCTTTAAAGATACAATCATCATTATGACTTCCAATGCTGGTCAAGGAATTAAAAATACCAGCGTCGGGTTTGCAGCTGAAAACACCGATGAAGAAAAAGATTCGGCTAGAAGCTCCATGAGTCAATTCTTCAAGCCTGAATTTTTGAATCGGCTTGATGACGTCATTGAATTCAACGAGTTATCAAAGGACGACCTTGTTAAGATTGTTAACTTGATGCTTGATGAAACCAATAATATGGTCAAAAACCAAGGCTTGCAAATTACGGTAACTGATGAAGCCAAGAAGAAATTAGTCGAAGATGGCTACAATCCAGCAATGGGTGCACGGCCTCTGCGCAGAACTATTCAAGAAGAAATTGAAGATCGCGTGGCCGACTTCAAGCTTGATCATCCAGATGCCAAGAACTTGACTGCAAGTGTTGCTGACGGCCATATTGTGATTAATGAGCAAGTAGATCCTGCTCCAGCAACTACTTCAGATACTGAACTTTAA
- a CDS encoding hemolysin family protein: MTSDPAKGNLFKRIKNKFSPASDEETKEHLATEITTLREHNQISETECSMLNNVLDFQGRMVREVMVPRIDAYMVDCCDSFQDNLDDILREPYSRIPVYKQDKDKIIGVIHIRTVLRKAREKGFDNIDYEDVMNPPLFAPETTDLSELLVEMQQTQQQLAILTDEYGGVVGIATIEDLIEEIVGNIDDEVDHAEVLFNQIGPNKYVIYGKMPLVDFNEQFGTNLEMEDVDTIAGFMITKLGIIPAKGEKLSVKLDNGMVLTTRRMMRSRLMTVLLTIPEEKQQKEEQDN, translated from the coding sequence ATGACTAGCGACCCTGCCAAGGGGAATTTATTTAAGCGAATTAAAAATAAATTTTCCCCTGCAAGCGATGAAGAAACTAAAGAACATTTAGCCACGGAAATTACGACGCTGCGTGAGCACAATCAAATTAGTGAAACGGAATGTTCCATGCTAAATAATGTTTTGGATTTTCAAGGGCGGATGGTCCGCGAGGTAATGGTCCCGCGGATTGACGCGTATATGGTGGATTGCTGTGATAGCTTTCAGGATAATCTTGACGACATTTTGCGTGAGCCTTATTCACGCATTCCTGTGTATAAGCAGGATAAGGATAAAATTATCGGTGTCATCCATATTCGGACGGTGCTGCGGAAGGCGCGAGAAAAGGGTTTTGACAATATCGATTATGAAGATGTGATGAACCCGCCATTATTTGCACCAGAAACAACCGATTTAAGTGAATTACTAGTTGAAATGCAGCAGACGCAGCAGCAACTAGCTATTTTGACGGACGAATATGGCGGCGTGGTTGGCATTGCCACAATTGAAGACTTAATTGAAGAAATTGTGGGTAATATTGATGATGAAGTCGATCATGCTGAGGTCTTATTCAATCAAATTGGTCCTAATAAATACGTTATTTATGGTAAGATGCCGCTAGTAGACTTTAACGAACAGTTTGGCACTAACCTTGAAATGGAAGATGTCGATACAATTGCCGGCTTTATGATTACTAAGCTGGGAATTATTCCAGCAAAAGGTGAAAAATTATCAGTTAAGCTTGATAATGGCATGGTATTGACAACTAGAAGAATGATGCGGTCGCGACTTATGACGGTGTTATTAACAATTCCAGAAGAAAAACAACAGAAAGAAGAGCAAGATAATTAA